Proteins encoded by one window of Sardina pilchardus chromosome 7, fSarPil1.1, whole genome shotgun sequence:
- the pfdn4 gene encoding prefoldin subunit 4 — MAATMKKGVAVEDVNVTFEDQQKINKFARNTNRMTELKDEIEAKKKSLQNLEDASDDLMMCEDDSLLIPYQIGDVFISHSQEETQEMLETAKESLKDEVKVLEGRVSAIQEVLGDLKIQLYAKFGNNINLEADES, encoded by the exons ATGGCAGCCACCATGAAGAAAGGAGTC gcCGTAGAGGATGTCAATGTAACTTTTGAAGACCAGCAGAAAATAAATAAGTTTGCCAGAAACACCAATCGAATGACTGAACTTAAAGATGAAATAGAAGCTAAAAAG AAATCACTTCAGAATTTGGAGGATGCCAGTGATGACCTCATGATGTGTGAAGATGACTCGTTGTTAATTCCATACCAAATTGGCGACGTCTTCATCAGTCACTCTCAAGAGGAAACACAGGAGATGTTGGAGACGGCTAAG GAGAGCCTGAAAGACGAGGTCAAGGTTCTGGAGGGGAGAGTGTCAGCCATACAAGAAGTTCTTGGAGACTTAAAGATTCAGCTTTATGCCAAGTTTGGAAACAACATCAACCTGGAAGCGGATGAGAGCTGA